In the Leptotrichia sp. oral taxon 212 genome, one interval contains:
- a CDS encoding cation-translocating P-type ATPase, whose amino-acid sequence MKNSTFNVTGMSCASCARTVENALNKNEDIKASVNIATEKINIEYDENKYNFEKIKKIVENSGYGLVETLSEEEKMQMYEDKIKSLRNKLILAAVFAIPLMYISMGHMMGIHLPDIVNPKKNAAIYSIVQLLLTIPVVYAGKDFFIHGFKNLVRKSPTMDSLIAMGASAAIIYSLYAIYMTITVDPEYHMNLYFESAGTIITLILLGKLLEARTKGQTSSAIKKLIGLQPKKAKIIENGVEKEVLIENIKVGDIIVVKPGEKIAVDGKIVNGNTSVDESMITGESIPVSKNIGDKVIGGSINKNGSIQFEATEIGKDTVLSQIIKLVEEAQGSKAPISRMADIVAGYFVPIVIMIATITGIVWFISGSGLTAALTFFISVLVIACPCALGLATPTSIMVGTGKGAENGILIKSGEALETAHKIKTVVLDKTGTITKGKPVLTDLKVYNSFNENEILQLAASAENNSEHPLAEAIVNGAKEKNVEFKQYDKFRAMPGYGIRATIDEKEIQIGNRKLMASRKISTEAAEKDYEILSNEGKTPMFISVNNELAGLIAVADVVKETSKEAVEKMHKLGLKVIMLTGDNEKTAKYIAKEVGIDRVIAEILPFQKSEEVKKLQEAGEFVAMVGDGINDSPALAQANVGIAIGSGTDVAIESADIVLIRNDLNDVAGAIALSKATITNIKENLFWAFFYNVIGIPFAAGIFYAFFNGPKLDPMIAAFAMSLSSVSVLMNALRLKFFKVKD is encoded by the coding sequence ATGAAAAACAGTACTTTTAATGTAACAGGTATGAGCTGTGCATCCTGTGCCAGAACAGTGGAAAATGCACTTAATAAGAATGAAGATATAAAGGCAAGTGTAAATATTGCCACTGAAAAAATTAATATTGAATATGATGAAAATAAGTATAATTTTGAAAAAATAAAGAAAATAGTTGAAAATTCTGGATATGGTTTAGTTGAAACACTGAGTGAAGAAGAAAAAATGCAGATGTATGAAGATAAGATAAAAAGTCTTAGAAATAAACTTATTCTGGCTGCGGTATTTGCCATTCCATTAATGTATATTTCAATGGGCCATATGATGGGAATACATCTGCCGGATATTGTAAATCCTAAGAAAAATGCGGCTATTTATTCGATAGTGCAACTATTACTTACAATACCTGTAGTTTATGCAGGAAAGGATTTTTTTATTCATGGATTTAAAAATCTTGTAAGAAAATCTCCAACTATGGATTCACTGATTGCGATGGGGGCTTCAGCAGCAATTATTTACAGCCTGTATGCCATATATATGACAATAACTGTAGATCCGGAATATCATATGAATCTGTATTTTGAGTCTGCCGGGACTATTATAACATTGATTCTGCTTGGAAAACTTCTGGAAGCAAGAACAAAAGGGCAGACTTCTTCAGCAATAAAAAAACTTATAGGATTACAGCCAAAAAAGGCTAAAATCATTGAAAATGGTGTAGAAAAGGAAGTTCTGATAGAAAATATAAAAGTAGGGGATATAATTGTAGTAAAACCTGGTGAAAAAATAGCTGTGGATGGAAAAATTGTAAATGGAAATACTTCAGTGGATGAGTCAATGATAACCGGAGAAAGCATTCCTGTAAGTAAAAATATCGGTGACAAGGTTATCGGGGGAAGTATAAATAAAAATGGAAGCATACAGTTTGAAGCAACAGAAATAGGGAAAGATACTGTACTTTCACAAATAATAAAATTAGTGGAGGAAGCACAGGGTTCAAAAGCTCCAATTTCAAGAATGGCAGATATTGTGGCAGGATATTTTGTACCAATTGTTATAATGATTGCCACTATTACAGGAATAGTATGGTTTATAAGCGGTTCAGGACTGACAGCCGCACTTACCTTTTTCATATCTGTTCTTGTAATAGCGTGTCCATGTGCATTAGGACTTGCAACTCCTACATCAATAATGGTAGGTACAGGAAAAGGTGCTGAAAATGGAATACTTATAAAAAGTGGTGAAGCACTTGAAACTGCCCATAAGATAAAAACAGTTGTACTGGATAAGACGGGGACAATAACAAAAGGAAAGCCTGTACTTACAGATTTGAAGGTGTATAATAGCTTTAATGAAAATGAAATTTTACAGCTGGCTGCAAGTGCTGAAAATAATTCTGAACATCCTCTGGCTGAAGCGATTGTAAATGGTGCAAAAGAGAAAAATGTTGAATTTAAGCAATATGACAAATTCAGGGCAATGCCTGGATATGGAATAAGAGCTACGATTGATGAAAAGGAAATCCAGATAGGAAACCGCAAACTGATGGCATCAAGAAAAATCAGTACAGAAGCTGCTGAAAAAGATTATGAAATATTGTCAAATGAAGGAAAAACTCCTATGTTCATATCTGTGAATAACGAACTTGCAGGATTGATAGCTGTAGCAGATGTGGTTAAGGAAACAAGTAAAGAAGCGGTAGAAAAAATGCATAAGCTTGGCCTGAAGGTAATAATGCTGACAGGAGACAATGAAAAGACTGCAAAATATATAGCAAAGGAAGTAGGAATAGACAGGGTAATAGCTGAAATACTCCCATTCCAGAAATCAGAAGAAGTGAAAAAACTTCAGGAAGCAGGAGAATTTGTAGCCATGGTCGGTGACGGAATAAATGATTCACCGGCATTGGCTCAGGCAAATGTGGGAATTGCAATAGGAAGTGGAACAGATGTGGCAATAGAATCTGCTGATATAGTTCTTATAAGAAACGATCTTAATGATGTGGCAGGAGCAATAGCATTAAGTAAAGCAACAATTACCAACATTAAGGAAAATTTATTCTGGGCATTTTTCTATAATGTAATAGGAATACCTTTTGCAGCTGGAATATTTTATGCATTTTTCAATGGACCTAAACTTGACCCTATGATTGCAGCATTTGCAATGTCATTAAGCTCAGTATCAGTACTTATGAATGCGTTAAGATTGAAATTTTTTAAAGTGAAGGATTAG
- a CDS encoding ABC transporter substrate-binding protein — MKKIMRGVLLFGMLGGMLLSCGNKKEEKGSQTQAQTKSEEKVFKIGIGQIVDHPALNDAKQGFKDALNKAGVKAEFEETVANGEMATQTLQMQQFLKSKKDLVYAITTPTSQAAKSQITDIPVVIAAVTDPKGAGLVGIPNITGTSGAAPTKENLEMMRKVFPDAKKIGIIYNSSEQNSVSEVKTLNELAKNYGFEVVEKAVTNGTELVSAANILVKDIDLYYAIQDNTVSSYFPTLLEITDKHKIPVFATNNVYTNRGGLISQGATDYEIGYRAGEIAIEILKNGKKPSEIPIETIKNLKIEINRKNMEMLGIKIPDDVLKEAIFTEDKK; from the coding sequence ATGAAAAAAATTATGAGAGGTGTACTGTTATTCGGTATGTTAGGAGGCATGTTACTGTCATGCGGAAATAAGAAGGAAGAAAAGGGTTCTCAGACTCAGGCTCAGACAAAGAGCGAAGAAAAGGTTTTTAAGATTGGAATAGGACAGATTGTGGATCATCCGGCTTTAAATGATGCAAAACAGGGATTCAAGGACGCTTTAAATAAGGCAGGAGTTAAGGCAGAATTTGAAGAAACGGTGGCTAATGGTGAAATGGCAACACAGACATTGCAGATGCAGCAGTTTTTGAAAAGTAAAAAGGATTTAGTTTATGCTATTACAACACCAACATCACAGGCGGCAAAAAGTCAGATTACAGATATACCTGTAGTTATTGCTGCAGTTACTGATCCAAAAGGTGCAGGACTTGTTGGAATTCCAAATATAACAGGAACAAGTGGAGCTGCTCCTACAAAAGAAAATCTTGAGATGATGAGAAAGGTATTTCCGGATGCAAAGAAAATTGGAATAATTTATAATTCATCTGAACAGAACTCGGTATCAGAAGTAAAAACTTTAAATGAACTGGCTAAAAATTATGGTTTTGAAGTTGTGGAAAAGGCTGTAACTAATGGGACAGAACTTGTATCAGCGGCAAATATTCTTGTGAAGGATATAGATTTGTATTATGCTATACAGGACAACACAGTGTCTTCATATTTTCCAACATTGCTTGAAATAACTGATAAACATAAAATACCTGTATTCGCTACAAACAATGTTTATACAAATCGTGGAGGACTTATTTCTCAAGGGGCAACTGACTATGAAATAGGTTACAGGGCAGGAGAAATAGCTATAGAAATTTTAAAGAACGGAAAGAAACCGAGTGAAATTCCTATAGAAACAATAAAAAATTTGAAAATTGAAATAAATAGAAAAAATATGGAAATGCTTGGGATAAAAATACCTGATGATGTATTGAAAGAGGCAATCTTCACAGAGGATAAAAAATAG
- the typA gene encoding translational GTPase TypA: protein MSNKIKNIAIIAHVDHGKTTLVDALLKQSGTFAAHEKVEERIMDSDDLEKERGITIFSKNASLHYEGYKINVVDTPGHADFGGEVQRILKMVDSVLLLVDAFEGVMPQTKYVLKQALEHGLKPIVVINKIDRPNSDPDGVVDTVFDLFVDLGANDIQLDFPVVYASAKNGFAKINIEDENKDMKPLFDMILKHVEDPEGDADETLQMLVTNTEYDEYVGKLGTGRIYNGKITKNQEIALIKRNGDIVNGKVSRIYGYEGLKKVEMEEASAGDIITIAGIDKIDIGETVSDKDNPKALPLIDIDEPTLAMTFMVNDSPFAGKDGKYVTSRNLLERLTKEVNHNVSMRLEMTDSPDAFIVKGRGELQLSILLENMRREGYEVAVSKPEVIYKEENGVKMEPVELAIIDVADEFVGVVIEKLGLRKGEMVNMVQGSDGYTRLEFKVPSRGLIGFSNEFLTETRGTGILNHSFFEYEPYKGDVTGRRRGVLIAMEAGTSIGYSLNNLQPRGILFIEPGVEVYEGMIVGEHSRENDLVVNVCKGKKLTNMRAAGSDDALKLAPPKVFTLELALEYIEDDELVEITPNNIRLRKKYLNANERKKFENSKS from the coding sequence ATGAGTAATAAGATAAAAAATATAGCAATTATAGCCCATGTCGATCATGGTAAGACAACTCTGGTGGATGCTCTGCTGAAGCAGTCAGGAACATTTGCCGCACATGAAAAAGTGGAAGAAAGAATTATGGACAGTGATGATTTGGAAAAGGAAAGAGGAATAACCATCTTTTCAAAAAATGCTTCCCTTCACTATGAAGGTTACAAGATAAATGTAGTTGATACTCCGGGGCACGCTGATTTTGGTGGGGAAGTGCAGAGAATATTGAAAATGGTGGATTCTGTGCTGTTGCTTGTAGATGCGTTTGAAGGAGTAATGCCTCAGACTAAATATGTACTGAAGCAGGCTCTGGAGCATGGACTGAAGCCGATTGTAGTAATAAACAAGATAGACAGGCCTAACTCTGATCCTGACGGTGTTGTCGACACAGTATTTGATCTGTTTGTAGATTTAGGGGCAAATGACATTCAGCTGGATTTCCCAGTGGTTTATGCTTCAGCTAAAAACGGTTTTGCAAAAATCAATATCGAAGATGAAAACAAGGATATGAAACCTCTGTTTGATATGATTCTTAAACATGTGGAAGATCCTGAAGGGGATGCAGATGAAACATTACAGATGCTTGTAACTAATACTGAATATGATGAGTATGTAGGGAAATTAGGTACAGGAAGAATTTACAACGGAAAAATTACTAAAAATCAGGAAATTGCCCTTATAAAAAGAAATGGAGACATTGTAAATGGAAAAGTTTCCAGAATATACGGTTATGAAGGACTGAAAAAAGTTGAAATGGAAGAAGCTTCTGCAGGAGACATAATAACTATTGCAGGGATAGATAAAATAGATATTGGTGAAACGGTTAGTGACAAGGATAATCCAAAGGCATTGCCACTGATTGACATTGATGAGCCTACTCTTGCAATGACATTTATGGTAAATGATTCACCATTTGCAGGAAAAGATGGAAAATACGTTACTTCGAGAAATCTTCTTGAAAGACTTACAAAGGAAGTAAATCATAACGTAAGTATGAGACTGGAAATGACAGATTCACCAGACGCATTTATTGTAAAGGGAAGAGGAGAACTTCAGTTATCGATACTTCTTGAAAATATGAGAAGGGAAGGATATGAAGTGGCAGTATCTAAACCGGAAGTTATTTACAAGGAAGAAAACGGAGTGAAAATGGAGCCGGTAGAACTTGCCATAATTGATGTTGCTGATGAATTTGTAGGAGTTGTCATAGAAAAGCTTGGACTTAGAAAAGGTGAAATGGTAAATATGGTTCAGGGAAGTGACGGATACACAAGACTTGAATTTAAAGTGCCTTCGAGAGGTCTAATTGGATTCAGTAACGAATTCCTTACAGAAACAAGAGGAACAGGAATATTAAATCACTCATTCTTTGAGTATGAGCCATATAAGGGAGACGTTACAGGAAGAAGAAGAGGAGTGCTTATTGCAATGGAAGCAGGTACAAGTATCGGATATTCATTGAATAACCTACAGCCAAGAGGAATCCTGTTTATTGAGCCTGGAGTGGAAGTGTACGAAGGAATGATAGTCGGTGAACATTCCAGGGAAAACGATCTTGTAGTAAATGTATGTAAAGGTAAAAAGCTTACAAATATGCGTGCTGCAGGAAGTGATGATGCACTTAAGCTTGCACCGCCGAAAGTATTTACACTGGAACTGGCACTGGAATATATAGAAGATGATGAACTTGTGGAAATCACACCTAATAACATAAGATTAAGAAAAAAATATCTGAATGCTAATGAAAGAAAGAAATTTGAAAATTCAAAAAGCTAA
- a CDS encoding YafY family protein, producing MNETQNEKRKKQGVRLLLLREDLEKGKNINKEEIKTKFDIDDKTFQRDIDFLRAFYTENINPEIEIKYDKKKKGYILKNNKDRFRNEEILAISKILLESRAFCKEELNELLRKLCLLSEEDDMKQVDGMIKNEKFNYVPLKHGKKLLDIMWELAKYITRQEIVSISYTTKEGKSKVHRIKPVSIMFSEYYFYIVSFMADKFVEDGPTIFRIDRIKRLKGTGENFEIPYLERFEDGKFRKRVQFMLSGKLRTVKFEYTGILEVVQDRLPTAEVLEESEMDDGVKKYLITAEVYGKGIDMWLKSQGDKVKVIGEME from the coding sequence ATGAATGAGACTCAAAACGAAAAAAGAAAAAAGCAAGGTGTTAGATTATTATTATTAAGAGAAGATCTGGAAAAAGGAAAAAATATAAATAAAGAGGAAATAAAAACAAAATTTGATATAGATGACAAAACATTTCAACGGGACATAGACTTTTTAAGAGCATTTTATACTGAAAATATAAATCCTGAAATAGAAATAAAATATGATAAGAAAAAGAAGGGATACATTTTAAAAAATAATAAAGATAGATTTAGAAATGAGGAAATACTTGCAATAAGTAAGATTCTTCTTGAAAGTCGTGCATTCTGTAAAGAAGAACTGAATGAACTTTTAAGGAAACTGTGTCTTCTGTCAGAAGAAGATGATATGAAGCAAGTAGATGGAATGATAAAAAACGAGAAATTTAATTATGTCCCATTAAAACATGGAAAAAAACTCCTTGATATAATGTGGGAACTGGCTAAATATATAACAAGGCAGGAAATAGTATCCATAAGTTATACAACAAAAGAAGGAAAATCAAAGGTTCATCGTATAAAACCGGTATCGATAATGTTTTCAGAGTACTATTTTTACATAGTGAGTTTTATGGCTGATAAATTTGTGGAGGACGGACCGACGATTTTTAGGATAGACAGGATAAAAAGACTTAAGGGAACTGGAGAAAATTTTGAAATTCCGTACTTAGAAAGATTTGAGGATGGAAAATTCAGGAAAAGGGTGCAGTTCATGCTTTCCGGAAAATTACGTACAGTGAAGTTTGAATACACGGGAATACTGGAAGTGGTGCAGGACAGACTGCCAACAGCGGAAGTTCTAGAAGAAAGTGAAATGGACGATGGCGTAAAAAAATATCTAATAACAGCAGAAGTTTATGGAAAAGGTATAGATATGTGGCTAAAAAGTCAGGGGGATAAGGTGAAAGTCATTGGAGAGATGGAATAA
- a CDS encoding nuclease-related domain-containing DEAD/DEAH box helicase, which produces MARIIPSEVDPKEFHASYGEKKVYEALKSLPDEYIVFYSLHWNKRNKKNNIEWGESDFTVFHPKRGIIVIEVKSGGIFHRDGMWTQRNTMSGKITKMKDPMVQAERSKHTFIDILEKSRGFREYRVETAVWFTSAQSFEEIGDMPPIYKEGNVLIAKDIENIKKGLERVFDYYRFKINSLYDKTDMDNVIRKFSPEFSVVPTISNIIEEEEYYFNRMTEEQNRLIEYLDEQKVAAVQGGAGTGKTMLGIEKARRIDENEETKDEKVLFLCFNEFLHNFLKNRYREELPNVSFYSIDKLVKKHFKVKGEYSSPEEILEFLNNYNEYGWDYKHIIIDEGQDFSFDQIEALYTIAELEEGCFYLFYDKNQLVYKLKEFRSIDRIDCRLVLTANCRNTRSIASSSNKILGIEKLKLKDDVIGEKPAFIIVKEKEELLGRIESEINKYTDENIGQKRIVLLTVKTEKKSCLKDVDRIGKYKIGKSLGEKGILFTTARKYKGLESDVVIIIDIDKNTFKDDTEKRVLYVGASRAKHFLSYIALMNEEEKLDICEFLTGKRNRKADELIGEKLEVRVEE; this is translated from the coding sequence ATGGCTAGAATAATTCCAAGTGAAGTTGATCCGAAAGAATTTCATGCAAGTTATGGAGAAAAGAAAGTTTACGAAGCTCTTAAAAGCTTACCTGACGAATATATTGTATTTTATTCATTGCATTGGAATAAAAGAAACAAGAAAAATAATATTGAATGGGGAGAAAGTGATTTTACGGTATTTCATCCAAAAAGAGGAATTATAGTTATAGAAGTAAAGTCAGGAGGAATTTTCCATCGTGATGGTATGTGGACACAGAGAAATACGATGTCAGGAAAAATAACTAAAATGAAAGATCCGATGGTACAGGCAGAGAGAAGTAAGCATACGTTTATTGATATTCTGGAAAAAAGTAGAGGATTCAGGGAATACAGGGTAGAAACGGCAGTATGGTTTACAAGTGCTCAAAGTTTTGAAGAAATAGGAGATATGCCACCTATTTATAAGGAAGGAAATGTTCTTATAGCAAAAGATATTGAAAATATAAAGAAGGGGCTGGAAAGAGTTTTTGATTATTATAGATTTAAGATTAACAGTCTGTATGATAAAACAGATATGGATAATGTAATAAGAAAATTTTCTCCTGAATTTAGCGTAGTTCCTACTATTTCAAATATAATTGAAGAGGAAGAATATTACTTTAACAGAATGACGGAAGAACAGAACAGGCTTATAGAGTATCTTGATGAACAGAAGGTGGCAGCTGTTCAGGGTGGAGCAGGTACCGGAAAAACAATGCTTGGAATAGAAAAGGCCAGAAGGATAGATGAAAATGAGGAAACAAAGGATGAGAAGGTATTATTCCTATGTTTTAACGAGTTTCTTCATAATTTTCTGAAAAATAGGTACAGAGAAGAGTTACCTAATGTTTCATTTTACAGCATTGATAAATTAGTGAAAAAGCATTTTAAAGTTAAGGGAGAATATTCTTCTCCTGAGGAAATACTTGAGTTTTTGAATAATTACAATGAATATGGCTGGGATTATAAGCATATAATTATTGATGAGGGTCAGGACTTCAGCTTTGATCAGATTGAAGCGTTATACACTATTGCTGAACTGGAAGAAGGATGTTTCTATCTTTTTTATGATAAAAATCAGCTTGTATATAAGTTGAAAGAATTTAGAAGCATAGACAGGATAGACTGTAGATTAGTTTTGACAGCAAACTGCAGAAATACGAGAAGCATAGCTTCATCATCAAATAAAATACTTGGAATAGAAAAACTGAAACTGAAGGATGATGTAATAGGTGAAAAACCCGCCTTCATAATAGTCAAGGAAAAGGAAGAACTGCTTGGAAGAATTGAAAGTGAAATAAATAAATACACAGATGAAAACATAGGACAGAAAAGAATAGTGCTGCTGACAGTAAAGACAGAGAAAAAATCCTGTCTGAAAGATGTTGACAGAATTGGAAAATACAAAATAGGGAAATCATTGGGAGAAAAAGGAATATTGTTTACGACAGCCAGAAAATATAAAGGGCTGGAATCAGATGTAGTAATAATAATAGATATTGATAAAAATACATTTAAAGATGATACAGAAAAAAGAGTACTTTATGTGGGAGCATCAAGGGCAAAACATTTTCTGAGTTACATTGCATTAATGAATGAAGAAGAAAAACTTGATATATGTGAGTTTCTCACAGGGAAAAGAAACAGAAAGGCAGATGAACTGATTGGAGAAAAACTGGAGGTGAGGGTGGAGGAATAA
- a CDS encoding YkvA family protein, giving the protein MIKAATSGEYPLPAWAIAAIIGAIIYVVSPIDAVPDFIPVAGWLDDGAVVTAAIGALGTVIASYLDYKKEKEKNQ; this is encoded by the coding sequence ATGATAAAAGCAGCAACTTCTGGAGAATATCCATTACCTGCATGGGCGATAGCAGCAATTATAGGAGCAATAATTTATGTTGTATCTCCAATAGATGCAGTTCCTGACTTTATTCCAGTGGCTGGATGGTTAGATGATGGTGCAGTTGTGACTGCGGCAATAGGAGCTTTAGGAACAGTTATTGCATCTTATTTGGATTATAAGAAGGAAAAAGAAAAAAATCAATAA